The Terriglobus roseus sequence GACCAAGGCACTGGCTTACCTTCGTCCACGGCTTCGGGGCCAGTCCGCGAACCGCCAGATGTTCATGCCCGCGCTGGCCGGATTATTTGTCGGCGGAATCGCGTATTTCGGTGTGCCGCAGGTCCTGGGCGTGGGCTACGGCGCAATGGACGCGGCGATGCATGCGCAGTACACCATCGGCTTCCTGCTCCTGCTGGCCGGATTGAAGCTGGTGGCTTCAACGGTCTCGTTTTCCTCCGGCGCCCCCGGAGGTCTGTTCGCGACTGCGCTGTTCCTTGGTGCCATGCTGGGCTCCGTGGTTGGCACCATTGAGCATGGTCTCTTCCCGTCGCTGACGGGTTCCGTCGGTTCCTATGCTCTCGTGGGCATGGGCGTGTTCTTCGCGGCGTTCATTCGGGTGCCGCTGACGTCGGTCTTCATGATCCTGGAGATGAGCGGGAACTATTCGGTCATTCTGCCGGTGATTCTTGCAAACACCATCGCCTATCTCATTTCACGGTCGCTGCAACCGGTGCCGATCCTCGAACTCTTCACGCACCAGGACGGCCTCTACCTGCCATCGATGGAAGAGGAACGCGAGGACTCGCAGCTGCACTTCGAAGACGCTTTGAGGCCTTCGAATGCGCCCATTCTGCCCGGTGGAGAAAAGCTCTACGAGCTGGCGAAGACGATTCAAAACAATCGCGAGATTGGCGAAGCAGCGGCGGTGCTGATCCAGTGCAGCGATGGCTGGTATGCGGCAACCCAGGCAGAACTCCAGCAGATGCTGACGAACGCGGCAGGGGACCGGGAAGGCGCAGGGGAAAAGACGCTGGAGCAGAGTGTTGGGTCGGCGCGGACACCGCTCCTGTTTCCGGACCAGCCACTCTCCAACGCTTTGCCGTTCTTCAATGCCTGGCCGCTGCTGCCCATCTCAAATCGCGCCATTCGCGGGGTCATCGAGGGCGTTTTGACGTTGGACGATGTTCTCAATCGGTATCAACGGAGTTAGTCGGCGATTTAAAGGGCGGGAAGGTTTTCGACCAGTGCCGGCGCCATACGGCAGCACACGACAAAGTGCACCATTTCCGGTAGTGCGGCGAGCCAAAGGTCCGCGCCTTCCTAGCCCTGGGCGAAGCCTGGGTTTTGAATGTGTGAACCATGGTGGGCTGAAGACCCGCGACAAAGTGCTCTGCACAATGCAGGATCCCGAGGCGTCTGACATTTAGTCGCGGGCCTACAGCCCGCAGCATCGGAATGCCACGTTAACCCAGGGCGTTGCCCTGGGCTAGGAAGTCGCGGGCTTTCAGCCCGCCTCGTTGAACGCGAGTTATGACATCAGACGTTTTAGGAAGTCGCGGGCCTTCAGCCCGCCTTGCCTGGAGCCGGAGCCCAAACCGGGGGATTGTCTACAAAGTGAGGCGGGCCTTCAGCCCGCCTCGTTGAACCCGGGTTACGACCTCAACGTTCTGGGAAGTCGCGGGTCTGGATCAGCGATCAAGACATCGGACAGATTTCTCTCAGACGTGCGAAAGAGGCACCCGCGACGGGGTGCCTCCTGGCTGGTAGAAGCGTCGGATCCCGACAGTCTGGATTCGCCGATTACGTGGTTGCGACGCCAAGCAGGGCGGACAT is a genomic window containing:
- a CDS encoding chloride channel protein, with the translated sequence MSHTPALISNNTETRAESSPMREERLFLLLSIFIGIISGLVVVSFRMAIEWLTVLLQGSAPAAHQLRLVIVPGVVGIVLGVMIRYVFPDVRGSGVNQTKAALYIHNGYISTKTMIGKFLLAALSIGSGQSLGPEDPSLHFGAGVASRIGRYMGLSRERMRLFAPVGAAAGLAAAFNAPISAVLLVIEEVIGQWTAAILGSIVLSAVSAVVVARWFWGPQPMFRIPPVTLRDPRELLAYAVLGVVGGFASLALTKALAYLRPRLRGQSANRQMFMPALAGLFVGGIAYFGVPQVLGVGYGAMDAAMHAQYTIGFLLLLAGLKLVASTVSFSSGAPGGLFATALFLGAMLGSVVGTIEHGLFPSLTGSVGSYALVGMGVFFAAFIRVPLTSVFMILEMSGNYSVILPVILANTIAYLISRSLQPVPILELFTHQDGLYLPSMEEEREDSQLHFEDALRPSNAPILPGGEKLYELAKTIQNNREIGEAAAVLIQCSDGWYAATQAELQQMLTNAAGDREGAGEKTLEQSVGSARTPLLFPDQPLSNALPFFNAWPLLPISNRAIRGVIEGVLTLDDVLNRYQRS